The following proteins are encoded in a genomic region of Ostrea edulis chromosome 7, xbOstEdul1.1, whole genome shotgun sequence:
- the LOC130047620 gene encoding uncharacterized protein LOC130047620 has product MASRAGKRPVGRPRILTDSAKKRAKSEINKSYLYKTKIYLGDQYERWQAKKEELGETHAGLAKILLDRLVTDSETEDADSADQSLTLQKKISTPILKKKLHLLPPDVSEISSALSESTDTEKQQEVAKSSAPPVTSQQESPGYANIC; this is encoded by the exons ATGGCGTCTAGAGCGGGTAAGCGTCCTGTGGGAAGACCGCGAATTCTTACCGACTCGGCCAAAAAGAGAGCGAAAagtgaaataaataaatcatatttgtATAAGACTAAGATTTATCTCGGAGATCAATACGAAAGATGGCAAGCAAAGAAGGAAGAACTCGGAGAAACGCACGCAGGACTGGCGAAGATTCTACTTGACAG ACTTGTAACGGACAGTGAAACAGAGGATGCAGACTCAGCTGACCAGTCACttacattgcagaaaaaaatatcaacgcCTATATTAAAGAAAAAGCTACATCTCCTCCCCCCAGATGTATCAGAAATTTCATCAGCTCTAAG CGAGAGTACTGATACAGAGAAGCAACAAGAAGTGGCAAAATCTTCTGCTCCACCAGTAACCAGTCAACAGGAATCTCCTGGGTATGCAAACATTTGTTGA